A single window of Actinoallomurus bryophytorum DNA harbors:
- a CDS encoding HEAT repeat domain-containing protein, which yields MTNQRFAQALESMRSQDARLSTRGFDFLREHADAYVDELIAEFPREENDELRCWLLELISEARSPDALRVLAGQLESDDESLQFWAIRGLEMLDTREARHELNVARKNGWIT from the coding sequence ATGACCAACCAGCGCTTCGCGCAGGCGTTGGAGTCGATGCGGAGCCAGGACGCACGGCTCAGCACCCGCGGCTTCGACTTCCTGCGCGAGCACGCGGACGCGTACGTGGACGAACTCATCGCCGAATTCCCGCGGGAGGAGAACGACGAGCTGCGCTGCTGGCTTCTCGAACTCATCTCCGAGGCCCGGTCACCGGACGCGCTGCGCGTCCTCGCCGGCCAGTTGGAGAGCGACGACGAGTCGCTGCAGTTCTGGGCGATCAGAGGCCTGGAGATGCTGGACACCCGAGAGGCGCGGCACGAGCTCAACGTGGCACGGAAGAACGGCTGGATCACCTGA
- a CDS encoding amino acid permease, translating to MAVHGESLPVNPQPQIDGSADIADLAEFGYKQQLERSLGSFSSFASGFSYISIMTGVFQLFFFGFGSGGPAFIWTWPLVFVGQLAVALCFAEMAGQYPLAGSVYQWSKQIARPVTSWFAGWIMIIGAVVTAAAVAVAYQIILPQVWSGFQIVGGKDDIGATSTPGGAENAIILGLGLVVFTTIINMVGVKVMAKINNFGVAVELGGIILLIIALAIHIRRGPQVVFQTAGTGSGHSLGYLGAFLVASLMSAYVFYGFDTAGSLAEETREPRKHAPRAIIRAITAAFVVGGLLMLVGMMAVGNIHAKELSVSGMPYLLKSTLGNTLGDIFLICSAIAITVCCLAVQTAAIRMIFAMARDGRLPFGEAIARVSPRSKTPVVPALITGLLTVVVLLINIGNQRAFFVLTSTAIILFYIPYLLVTAPMLLRRLRGQWPGTGHGPFFKMGRFGVVVNAFAVLYGIGMIINLFWPRGAVYGTDHWYYQWGALLTSALIVVIGGIMLLVRRSWTLPHTQREAAVPVGETL from the coding sequence ATGGCAGTCCATGGCGAATCACTCCCCGTGAATCCCCAACCACAGATCGACGGCAGTGCCGATATCGCCGACCTCGCCGAGTTCGGCTACAAACAGCAGTTGGAACGCTCCCTCGGGTCGTTCTCCAGCTTCGCCTCCGGGTTCAGCTACATCTCGATCATGACCGGGGTCTTCCAGCTGTTCTTCTTCGGCTTCGGCTCCGGCGGACCCGCGTTCATCTGGACCTGGCCGCTGGTGTTCGTCGGGCAGCTCGCGGTGGCGCTCTGCTTCGCCGAGATGGCCGGCCAGTATCCGCTCGCAGGGTCGGTCTACCAGTGGTCCAAGCAGATCGCGCGGCCGGTGACCTCGTGGTTCGCCGGCTGGATCATGATCATCGGTGCGGTCGTGACCGCCGCCGCGGTCGCCGTGGCGTACCAGATCATCCTTCCGCAGGTCTGGTCGGGCTTCCAGATCGTCGGGGGTAAGGACGACATCGGCGCGACGTCGACGCCCGGCGGCGCCGAGAACGCGATCATCCTGGGTCTCGGGCTCGTCGTCTTCACCACGATCATCAACATGGTCGGCGTCAAGGTGATGGCGAAGATCAACAACTTCGGTGTCGCGGTCGAGCTCGGCGGAATCATCCTCCTGATCATCGCCCTGGCGATCCACATCCGCCGCGGCCCGCAGGTGGTGTTCCAGACTGCCGGCACGGGTTCTGGCCACTCTCTCGGCTACCTCGGCGCGTTCCTGGTCGCCTCGCTGATGAGCGCCTATGTCTTCTACGGTTTCGACACCGCGGGCTCGCTCGCGGAGGAGACGCGTGAGCCCCGCAAGCACGCCCCTCGCGCGATCATCCGCGCGATCACCGCGGCCTTCGTGGTCGGCGGCCTGCTGATGCTGGTCGGCATGATGGCGGTGGGGAACATCCACGCCAAGGAGCTCAGCGTCTCCGGCATGCCGTACCTGCTCAAGTCCACGCTCGGCAACACGCTCGGCGACATCTTCCTCATCTGCTCGGCGATCGCGATCACCGTCTGCTGCCTCGCCGTCCAGACCGCCGCGATCCGGATGATCTTCGCGATGGCCCGCGACGGCCGGCTGCCCTTCGGCGAGGCCATCGCCAGGGTCTCGCCGCGCTCGAAGACCCCCGTCGTGCCCGCCCTGATCACGGGCCTGCTCACCGTCGTGGTGCTGCTGATCAACATCGGCAACCAGCGGGCGTTCTTCGTCCTCACCTCGACCGCGATCATCCTGTTCTACATCCCGTACCTGCTGGTCACCGCCCCGATGCTGCTGCGGCGCCTGCGCGGGCAGTGGCCCGGAACGGGCCACGGACCCTTCTTCAAGATGGGCCGCTTCGGCGTCGTCGTGAACGCGTTCGCGGTGCTCTACGGCATCGGCATGATCATCAACCTCTTCTGGCCGCGCGGCGCCGTCTACGGCACCGACCACTGGTACTACCAGTGGGGCGCCCTGCTGACGAGCGCACTGATCGTCGTCATCGGCGGGATCATGCTGCTGGTCCGCCGCTCGTGGACGCTTCCGCACACCCAGCGGGAGGCCGCGGTCCCTGTCGGGGAGACGCTGTGA
- a CDS encoding aldehyde dehydrogenase family protein, which yields MWTASSSYTTSPTLNPFDASVLDTVAEATADDVDRAVAAARSAFVSGPWPQTPAVERGRTLSRIADLLQRDRETIARAESLDTGKTLKEGQADVDDVTAVFRYYAGLAGTHAGRVVDAGLPNVISRIVHEPVGVCALIAPWNYPLLQMSWKLAPALVAGNTTLIKPSELTPLTTVALVELVEEAGVPPGVVNLLLGRGDVVGRAMVAHPGVDLISFTGGLATGQEIMAAAAKGVRRVALELGGKNPNVVFADTDFDTAVDYALTGAFLHSGQVCSAGSRLIVQEELHDRFVAELAARADRIRLGSGLDPDSECGPLVSAEHRAKVEAHIERAIADGATLLAGGMRPPEPALADGFFLRPTVLADCTRDMAVVREEVFGPVVTVERFGTEEEAVRIANDTDYGLAGAVWTADAGRAERVAAALRHGTVWINDFHPYLPQAEWGGFGKSGVGRELGPSGLDEYQEKKHIYHNAAPQPMRWFSG from the coding sequence ATGTGGACGGCTTCCTCGTCTTACACGACGTCGCCGACCCTCAATCCCTTCGACGCGAGCGTGCTGGACACCGTCGCCGAAGCCACCGCCGATGACGTCGACCGCGCCGTGGCCGCCGCCCGCTCCGCCTTCGTGTCCGGCCCCTGGCCGCAGACGCCCGCCGTCGAGCGTGGCCGTACGCTCTCGCGCATCGCGGACCTGCTGCAACGGGACCGGGAGACGATCGCTCGGGCCGAGAGCCTCGACACCGGTAAGACCCTCAAGGAGGGCCAGGCCGACGTCGACGACGTCACCGCGGTCTTCCGCTACTACGCCGGGCTCGCGGGCACCCACGCCGGCCGCGTCGTGGACGCCGGCCTGCCGAACGTCATCAGCAGGATCGTGCACGAACCCGTGGGCGTCTGCGCGCTGATCGCGCCGTGGAACTATCCGCTGCTGCAGATGTCGTGGAAGCTCGCCCCCGCGCTGGTGGCCGGCAACACGACGCTGATCAAGCCCAGCGAGCTCACCCCGCTCACCACGGTGGCACTCGTCGAGCTGGTCGAGGAGGCCGGGGTCCCACCGGGCGTCGTCAACCTCCTGCTCGGCCGCGGCGACGTCGTGGGGCGGGCCATGGTGGCCCATCCGGGCGTCGACCTGATCTCGTTCACCGGCGGCCTCGCCACCGGCCAGGAGATCATGGCGGCCGCCGCCAAGGGCGTACGGCGGGTGGCGCTCGAGCTGGGCGGCAAGAACCCCAACGTGGTGTTCGCCGACACCGACTTCGATACCGCGGTCGACTACGCGCTCACCGGCGCGTTCCTGCACTCAGGGCAGGTCTGCTCGGCCGGCTCACGGCTGATCGTGCAGGAGGAGCTCCACGACCGGTTCGTCGCCGAACTGGCCGCGCGTGCGGACCGGATCCGGCTCGGCAGCGGACTGGACCCGGATTCTGAGTGCGGGCCCCTGGTCTCGGCCGAGCACCGCGCCAAGGTCGAGGCCCACATCGAGCGGGCCATCGCCGACGGAGCGACGCTGCTCGCGGGCGGCATGCGCCCGCCGGAGCCGGCGCTCGCCGACGGGTTCTTCCTGCGCCCGACCGTGCTCGCGGACTGCACCCGCGACATGGCGGTCGTACGCGAGGAGGTGTTCGGGCCGGTCGTGACCGTGGAGCGGTTCGGCACCGAGGAAGAGGCGGTACGTATCGCCAACGACACCGACTACGGCCTGGCCGGCGCGGTCTGGACGGCGGACGCGGGCCGGGCGGAGCGGGTCGCGGCGGCGCTGCGGCACGGCACCGTGTGGATCAACGACTTTCACCCCTATCTCCCGCAGGCCGAATGGGGCGGCTTCGGCAAATCGGGAGTCGGCCGTGAGCTGGGGCCCTCCGGGCTCGACGAATACCAGGAAAAGAAGCACATCTACCACAACGCCGCTCCCCAGCCGATGCGCTGGTTCTCCGGCTGA
- the betA gene encoding choline dehydrogenase yields the protein MSREEYDFVIVGGGSAGSALANRLSADAAHRVLVLEAGRPDYRWDVFIHMPAALTFPIGSRFYDWKYESEPEPHMGDRRIYHARGKVLGGSSSINGMIFQHGNPLDYERWAGDDGMKDWDFAHCLPYFKRLENCLAGDDEWHGHDGPLVLERGPATNPLFEAFFDAAEQAGYPRTEDVNGYRQEGFAAFDRNVHRGRRLSAARAYLHPVMGRPNLTVRTRAYATQVLFEGERAVGVRYRKGRGTREVYGKEIILCGGAINTPQLLQLSGVGNAGELGELGIDVVADLPGVGENLQDHLEVYVQYACKQPVSMQPALAKWKRPFIGAQWLFLRSGPAATNHFEGGGFVRSNAEVAYPNLMFHFLPIAIRYDGSAPGGRHGYQVHVGPMYADTRGTVKIRSTDPDEHPALRFNYLSTEQDRREWVEAVHVARDILNRPAMEEFNDGELSPGPGVQTDEEILDWVARDAETALHPSCTARMGTDPLSVVDPSSMRVHGLEGLRVVDASVMPYITNGNIYAPVMMVAEKAADLILGNTPLEPDHAAFYRASAD from the coding sequence GTGAGCCGGGAGGAGTACGACTTCGTCATCGTCGGCGGAGGCTCGGCGGGCAGCGCGCTGGCCAACCGGCTGTCGGCGGACGCCGCGCACCGGGTCCTGGTGCTGGAGGCGGGCCGGCCGGACTACCGGTGGGACGTCTTCATCCACATGCCGGCCGCGCTGACCTTCCCCATCGGCAGCAGGTTCTATGACTGGAAGTACGAGTCCGAGCCCGAGCCGCACATGGGCGACCGGCGGATCTACCACGCGCGCGGCAAGGTTCTCGGCGGCTCCAGCAGCATCAACGGGATGATCTTCCAGCACGGTAACCCGCTGGACTACGAGCGCTGGGCCGGCGACGACGGCATGAAGGACTGGGACTTCGCGCACTGTCTGCCCTACTTCAAGCGCCTGGAGAACTGCCTGGCCGGCGACGACGAGTGGCACGGGCACGACGGCCCCCTGGTGCTGGAGCGCGGGCCGGCCACCAACCCCCTGTTCGAGGCGTTCTTCGACGCCGCCGAGCAGGCCGGCTACCCGCGTACGGAGGACGTCAACGGCTACCGGCAGGAGGGCTTCGCCGCCTTCGACCGCAACGTGCACCGGGGCCGCCGCCTCTCGGCGGCGCGCGCCTACCTGCACCCGGTGATGGGCCGCCCGAACCTCACCGTACGGACGCGCGCGTACGCCACCCAGGTCCTGTTCGAGGGCGAGCGCGCCGTGGGCGTGCGCTACCGCAAGGGCCGCGGGACACGCGAGGTGTACGGCAAGGAGATCATCCTGTGCGGCGGCGCCATCAACACCCCGCAGCTGCTCCAGCTCTCCGGCGTCGGCAACGCCGGCGAGCTGGGTGAGCTGGGCATCGACGTGGTGGCCGACCTGCCGGGCGTGGGGGAGAACCTCCAGGACCACCTCGAGGTCTACGTCCAGTACGCGTGCAAGCAGCCGGTCTCGATGCAGCCGGCGCTGGCGAAGTGGAAGCGGCCCTTCATCGGGGCGCAGTGGCTGTTCCTGCGGTCCGGGCCCGCCGCGACCAACCACTTCGAGGGCGGCGGCTTCGTCCGCAGCAACGCCGAGGTCGCCTACCCGAACCTCATGTTCCACTTCCTGCCGATCGCGATCCGCTACGACGGCTCGGCGCCCGGTGGCCGCCACGGCTACCAGGTCCACGTCGGGCCGATGTACGCCGACACCCGCGGCACCGTCAAGATCCGTTCTACCGACCCCGACGAGCACCCGGCGCTGCGCTTCAACTACCTGTCCACCGAGCAGGACCGGCGCGAGTGGGTGGAGGCGGTCCACGTCGCCCGCGACATCCTCAACCGGCCGGCGATGGAGGAGTTCAACGACGGGGAGCTGTCGCCCGGACCCGGCGTCCAGACCGACGAGGAGATCCTCGACTGGGTCGCGCGGGACGCCGAGACCGCGCTGCACCCGTCCTGCACCGCCAGGATGGGCACGGATCCGCTGTCGGTCGTGGACCCGTCGAGCATGCGCGTGCACGGTCTGGAAGGGCTGCGGGTCGTCGACGCGTCCGTGATGCCCTACATCACCAACGGCAACATCTACGCGCCGGTGATGATGGTGGCCGAGAAGGCCGCGGACCTGATCCTCGGCAACACACCGCTCGAACCGGACCACGCCGCGTTCTACCGAGCCTCCGCCGATTGA
- a CDS encoding FAD-dependent oxidoreductase codes for MARILIVGGGVGGLAVALALHKAGAEPVVYEAHPSSGQDLGAFLTLASNGMVALAQVDAAPVVAEAGFPLTTMRVVAATGAEVATVPLGLHEDPLTRYRCLRRAELCAALRAEVLRRGIVVRHGKRLVSATEASGAVTAVFGDGSTATGELLIGADGLNSVTRSLIDPGCAPPRYAGQRVFYGYTTVAYGQAERIEMIRGSGAAFGHAVSPAGETYWFARVPGEELPAERIAATAPELWREWLVALLRPDATPAADIVAATGDRLMVTNACDLPAVERWRTGRMLLIGDAAHAASPATGQGASMALEDAIVLAKALRDAPSMDAALETYELLRRPRVEHNIANSARLTAGRAPSPARPRPAGPAGVPEEELVRQLDWAAPISG; via the coding sequence GTGGCGCGGATTCTGATCGTCGGTGGCGGTGTCGGAGGGCTCGCGGTCGCGCTGGCCCTGCACAAGGCCGGCGCCGAGCCGGTCGTGTACGAGGCGCATCCGTCCAGCGGGCAGGACCTCGGCGCGTTCCTCACCCTCGCGAGCAACGGGATGGTCGCGCTCGCCCAGGTCGACGCGGCCCCGGTGGTCGCCGAGGCAGGGTTCCCGCTCACCACGATGCGCGTCGTCGCCGCGACCGGGGCCGAGGTCGCCACCGTCCCGCTGGGACTGCACGAGGACCCGCTGACCCGCTATCGCTGCCTGCGCCGTGCCGAGCTGTGCGCGGCGTTGCGGGCCGAGGTGCTCCGGCGCGGCATCGTCGTACGGCACGGAAAGCGGCTCGTCTCCGCGACCGAGGCTTCCGGAGCGGTGACGGCCGTCTTCGGTGACGGATCCACGGCCACCGGCGAGCTGCTCATCGGCGCGGACGGCCTGAACTCCGTCACGCGCTCGCTCATCGACCCGGGCTGCGCGCCACCGCGGTACGCGGGGCAGCGTGTCTTCTACGGCTACACCACCGTCGCGTACGGCCAGGCGGAGCGGATCGAGATGATCCGCGGCAGCGGGGCCGCGTTCGGGCACGCGGTCTCGCCCGCGGGGGAGACGTACTGGTTCGCGCGCGTGCCCGGCGAGGAGCTGCCGGCCGAGCGGATCGCCGCCACCGCGCCCGAGCTGTGGCGTGAATGGCTCGTGGCGCTGCTACGGCCCGACGCCACGCCGGCCGCGGACATCGTCGCCGCCACCGGCGACCGGCTGATGGTGACCAACGCCTGCGACCTGCCCGCGGTCGAGCGCTGGCGCACCGGGCGCATGCTGCTGATCGGCGACGCGGCGCACGCGGCCTCACCGGCGACCGGCCAGGGCGCATCGATGGCGCTGGAGGACGCGATCGTGCTGGCCAAGGCGTTGCGCGACGCGCCGTCCATGGACGCGGCCCTGGAGACGTACGAGCTGCTGCGCCGCCCGCGGGTCGAGCACAACATCGCCAACAGCGCCCGGCTCACCGCCGGCCGTGCCCCGAGCCCGGCACGCCCGCGTCCCGCGGGGCCGGCCGGCGTCCCGGAAGAGGAGCTGGTCCGGCAGCTCGACTGGGCGGCTCCGATCTCGGGCTAG
- a CDS encoding esterase/lipase family protein, with protein MLPHPRPLRSLLVIATAFLSGGLVLANPLSAGAAGPVDAAKALAAPDLPGANNWSCKPSAAHPRPVVLVHGTFANGTVNWLSDAPILASRGYCVFALTYGAKAGVPVLRAIAPVADSAAQLATFVDGVLAATGTSQVDIVGHSQGGMMPRYYLKFLGGAGKVHTLVGLAPSNHGTTLNGLAILAQAFPGAIDVLNSACPACGDQTIGSSLLARLNSGGDTVPGVAYTVISTRYDEVVTPYSSQFLSGGGTHNVTLQNLCAVDLSEHAAMAFDPIVLHETENALDPAHATKSTCLSHG; from the coding sequence GTGCTGCCCCACCCTCGGCCCCTACGCTCGCTACTCGTCATCGCCACCGCTTTCCTGAGCGGCGGCCTCGTCCTCGCGAACCCCCTCAGCGCAGGCGCCGCCGGCCCGGTCGACGCCGCCAAGGCACTGGCCGCCCCCGACCTGCCCGGCGCGAACAACTGGTCCTGCAAGCCCAGCGCCGCGCACCCGCGCCCGGTCGTCCTCGTCCACGGCACATTCGCCAATGGCACCGTCAACTGGCTTTCTGACGCTCCCATTCTCGCGTCGCGCGGCTACTGCGTCTTCGCGCTCACCTACGGCGCCAAGGCCGGCGTTCCGGTGCTACGCGCCATCGCGCCGGTGGCCGATTCCGCCGCGCAACTGGCCACGTTCGTCGATGGCGTCCTCGCCGCGACGGGGACGTCTCAGGTCGACATCGTCGGGCATTCCCAAGGTGGAATGATGCCGCGCTATTACCTGAAGTTCCTCGGCGGCGCGGGCAAGGTGCACACCCTCGTCGGCCTGGCCCCGTCGAACCACGGCACGACGCTGAACGGGCTCGCGATCCTGGCCCAGGCGTTCCCCGGCGCGATCGACGTCCTCAACTCGGCCTGTCCCGCCTGCGGCGACCAGACCATCGGGTCCAGCCTGCTCGCCCGGCTGAACTCCGGCGGTGACACCGTGCCCGGCGTCGCGTACACGGTGATCTCCACCCGGTACGACGAGGTCGTGACGCCGTACTCGTCCCAGTTCCTCAGCGGAGGCGGCACGCACAACGTGACGCTGCAGAACCTGTGCGCGGTCGACCTCTCCGAGCACGCCGCGATGGCCTTCGACCCCATCGTCCTGCACGAGACCGAGAACGCCCTCGACCCCGCGCACGCCACCAAGTCCACCTGCCTGTCCCACGGCTGA